The genomic DNA AAACTCGGTTTAATTTATCCAAGGAAAATTTCAAATATATTGAACAAGCCGATCGCAATCTACGGATACGGCGCCTATACGACTAAATCACACAGGTGGGTCTTCTCTGTTGGAATTGATAGAAAAATCCTCAGCATGAATGAAAACTTCTACATCTTGACGGGAGTCAATCTTTACTCAACGATCGGAACAAAAGATAATTGGCTGATCTCACCAAATGCGAACACAATCTCCGCCCTGCTGTGGAACAACGATTATAGGGATTATTTTAAAATTGAAGGATTCACATTTAATGTTGAGTTTATCCTTTCATCAAACTCAAACTTAAAACTTTTTTATTCAAACGATTCTTACTTAAGCGAAATGACAAGATACATAAAATATGCCTCTTGGAATAAAAAACGACCCTTCAGGGAAAATCCAGAGGTATATGAAGGAAATTTAAAATCGCTCGCTGCAAATCTTAAATATGACAATTTCCAGCTAATAGAAGGATTTAAAAGGTCTGGGATTGCTTTTGAGATTGGATTTGAAAAAGAACTTGGAAATATGAGATATTCAATCCTTACAGCTGAATTGAAGGCGAGAATAAGTTTATCGGGATATGATAATTTCGGCTTGAGGTTAAAAATCGGGACATCGGATAAAATTTTGCCAAAGCAAAAATCCTTTGAAATCGGTGGATTTGGAACCCTTTATGCCTTCCCCTTCAAGTCATTTGAAGGAAATAAAATGTTGCTCGCAAACTTTGAATATATCATTGAAAATGCAACCGATATATTTGACTTTGTTAACTTGTTCATATTTTTTGATGCGGGTTACACTAACAACCAAGAAGGGAAAATCACCTCTGGTTTTAAAATTGATAACTTGAACAAGATAAAATCCGATTTCGGTTTCGGTCTTGGGACGGAAAGCATGAAAACGAGAATTTATCTCGCTTGGAGAACGGACAAAAAAACACCTCCAATGATTGTTGTGAGATTGTCCAAACCATTTTAAAGTTTGCTTAAAATAAGTTCAAGTATTTTCTTAATCTCAATGAGGTCCTGACGAAGCTCGGGATCAGAAATTTTTGATAATTTAACTTTCCCATCTTCAATCGTTATATCGGTT from Candidatus Thermokryptus mobilis includes the following:
- a CDS encoding polymer-forming cytoskeletal protein, which gives rise to MRKIFIAFLILSQVLFAQEEKRKIEDLIDEILEKIENFYSTDEILQNHELSLRQKELQKQLEKIKAQLELLKKQKKFMDEEKLKEEIEKIQRTAIEIQKTSQELIEQAKRRNEIYSSFLSPLFRFKGETEIDVNDYIEGNVLVQDGNLIIKGKIKGNILVENGDVILKDGSEVIGDIFTTNGEIKISEKAKFEGKTYENFSMLAEIDRITSYDRKKHRQELKYRRFYEEYPGIDNLYLEFERVSGFKLGLIYPRKISNILNKPIAIYGYGAYTTKSHRWVFSVGIDRKILSMNENFYILTGVNLYSTIGTKDNWLISPNANTISALLWNNDYRDYFKIEGFTFNVEFILSSNSNLKLFYSNDSYLSEMTRYIKYASWNKKRPFRENPEVYEGNLKSLAANLKYDNFQLIEGFKRSGIAFEIGFEKELGNMRYSILTAELKARISLSGYDNFGLRLKIGTSDKILPKQKSFEIGGFGTLYAFPFKSFEGNKMLLANFEYIIENATDIFDFVNLFIFFDAGYTNNQEGKITSGFKIDNLNKIKSDFGFGLGTESMKTRIYLAWRTDKKTPPMIVVRLSKPF